The genome window TTCTGAGGAGGTTATAATAGTCTTCAGAGGCGACATCCATCCGACACATTAGTGTCCAGGACTTGGTCATCACACAGGAGCCTCCGTACCCGGTACACAGGGCGTCCATCTATCCAGCTGCCTCTTACAGCCACATTCCCTGTACACGGATCTgatcaggaaattatcactgcgGCCCAGTGCGGATATATATCCCCCATGAATCCATGTTATCTTTGTAGGTCAATGAGAAGAAACCGCATCACCCGAAGTCCGCGGTGAAAGACGGGGGAGCAGACACGGCCCCAGTATGTCAGGACCCGGGAGCATACAACTAGCACGTCCCAGGCTGAGGCCGGTactacaggcagccgcacagggGATATTTTGCCCTGCAGAGACGCTGAGCCGGATACTAATCAATCAGCGCCCAATAAGAACAGGATCTTAAATGTCTAGACAGAATATTAACCTACATTTGGAAACCGCCCGGAACACCCCCTGATTAGAGCTGTAGAGAGATCTGCTTCCAATAAGCCTTTCCACGTCAGGATATCCTTCGGAAACTGAATGTGTGGGAATATGGTTAAAGAGACCCTACTCCCAGATCATACACACACGGAATCCGTCGGGTACAAAACAGGATTTGCAAATAGGTCTCACAACCAAAAGCAGCGACAGAACCATCCGCCCAAAAACGGCATCAGAGGACGTTACCGAACTGCGGATCAGGGTCAGAATTACCATTCCCCACAATTATTTGGCCGATGGTAGTTTTCGACTATTCAGTATTCGGAGCGTAAATTCGGCACCGATGAGTGTTCTACTAACATTACAGCGACATCACCACAGCAGAGAAATGAGATCCTAGCAGTCAGGTGCAGCCTCTCACTTAGAAGATgtgggtggctctgaaaagagcctttgggttgtgaagacagaagagaacacaattaacctccgaagccgtagagagtgcggccctggcgcttgagcgcgtacaccacgtccatggcggtgacggtcttcctcttggcgtgctcggtgtaggtgacggcgtcacggatcacgttctccaggaagactttcaggacaccgcgagtctcctcatagatgaggccggagatgcgcttgacgcctcctctgcgagctagacggcggatggcaggcttggtgatgccctggatgttatcacggagcaccttcctgtgccgtttggcgccgcccttcccgagaccttttcctcctttgccgcgaccagacattttctgcagttAATGAGCAAAAACTGATTCCTGAGCCTCAGGGACTGCACCTTTATATGGAGGGAGAATGGACCAGAGAGAGAACTGCAGAGATGACGCACTTCCGGGACGGGGCTTACAGAATCTACATTAGCTCCTCCCTTTCTCTGCTGATTGGCTAAATACTAAACTGTAGGGAAGTTTGATTTTCCCGCTCATTGCTCAGTTTCTGCAATTATCTTTCCAGCTTCTATTATGTGTAATTTCCTTCCCTTATGATTGAGGGTATCCTAAATATTGTCATTACTGTTCCAGATCATGGTGGATCATATCTTCCACAACAGATGATGCCCCCAgttaccctccacacagtatgatgcctcctacACAGTAAGATACCCACACAGCAGGATGTCCCCACAGTTACTGTGTGGGGGTATAATACCCCCAGTAactccccaaacagtatgatgccctaagtcccccccacacacacacacacacacacacacacacacacactttgatgCACCCACAGTTATCCCCtatacaatgtaacatagtaacatagttagtaaggccgaaaaaatacatttgtccttccagttcagcctatattccatcataataaatccccagatctacgtccttctacagaacctaataattgtatgatacaatattgttctgctccaggaagacatccaggcctctcttgaacccctcgactgagttcgccatcaccacctcctcaggcaagcaattccagattctcactgccctaacagtaaagaatcctcttctatgttggtggaaaaaccttctctcttccagacgcaaagaatgcccccttgtgcccgtcaccttccttggtataaacagatcctcagcgagatatttgtattgtccccttatatacttatacatggttattagatcgccccgtcttttttctagactaaataatcctaatttcgctaacctatctgggtattgtagttctcccattccctttattaattttgttggcctcctttgtactctctctagttccattatatccttcctgtggATGTGATACCCCCAGAGCGTCCCAACCTCAGCGTAATGCAATGATAGACATTTGTTCATTTTCTGATGAAGAACTTCCATAAATGGAGATTTGGAAGGACGAAAGAAGCAAGTGAAATTAGAAGAGATTTCCCATCATTTAATCACCAGATGATGGTACTTCATTTATGCCGTTACCTCATGTACCAATTACAACCCAGAAAGACATTTTATGCATTTTGTTTTATATAAAATATCATGCTTTAATGCAAAATTACAGGAACCTGCTCATAATTGTAAAGTACAAATTAGtttgttggtgtttttttttaattcattgcttTAATGTAAAAACTGTACAGGCAGCAAGAGGGTTAAACACCAGTGTAACTGAAAAATAATCCTTACTACATCGCCCTCTATAGTGCCAGAGGCATTTACCTTATACATTCGAGTATAATCTGAgatttgcagccattttttttaggctgaaagtgcccctctcgtctTATACTGGAGTCATTGTACCAGGGGGTCGGCGGCTGGCACATCATACTCACCTCATactggcgcggtctctgcttctcagatagTCTCTGGCGCCTGCATCTcttcctgtaatgagtggtaccacgtgaccactaaaCAAAGTAATGAATACATACGTGGCTCCACTCCcacaggcgtggagcgcatattcattactttaatgagcggtaccatgacgAACACAGGAAcaagttgccggcaccagagaccatcggagaagcagggacttgcagagacgctgccaggagggtgagtatgacgggggagggtgagccatgcatattCACCTGTTCCGACGCGTATCCGGGGGAGATTGCTAGTAGAAATTTTGTAATTAGCTCCTATCTCCTCCCTTTCGTCTGATTGGTTGAGCACAGAACGGTTGGAGATTTTGAATTTTCCACTTATTGTGCTCTTCTTTTCCCGCTTCTCTATTCTTCTCATCTCAGCGTCGCTTAGATCTGTTGGTTATTTTGATTTTTACTTCCGTTGTAGTTTCGGTTGTTATTTTCCAGCTTGTTATAAAGtagaataaaaaatacattttaaggaCACTGATCTACAGATAACTCATCTGATCCCCGGCAGTCACTCATCATTACACGTGGTGCCCGACTGGTGGCCATTACCGGTCACTGCAGAGCAGGGAGCTGTATGTAACCAGACCCCCGGCGGCACCAGCCACAGATAAGATGAGAAAACTCAAATATATGATAATTACAACCTAAAGCCGCAAGACTGCAGAGGCGGCACTAGGACCCCATTTACGTCTGCGCTGTACAGAAACCGCGCCTCCACCACCAAAGACCCGGGCTGTGCACAGCGCACACTTTACCCTGTCCTTATAAAACGTCAGTCATGTAATTGATGTCGCACTTTTGGACTTGGTGAGAATAAAGGATGCGCGGAGCGGTAACTGGAATATCGCGGATCACCTACAATATCGGACACAGCAGCCGGCTATTACCTTTCCTGACCGCGCTCCGTATATGGAGAATACGCGCAGAAGAGAAACCGTTCAGGACTCGGCTCATTTGTGGGAGGAtttggtggctctgaaaagagcctttgtgtTGTGGTCGCAGCCGGGGCAGATCTAAGCTCTCTCCCCACGGATCCGGCGGGCCAGCTGGATGTCTTTGGGCATGATGGTGACCCTCTTGGCGTGGATGGCGCACAGGTTGGTGTCCTCGAACAACCCCACCAGATAAGCCTCGCTGGCCTCCTGCAGGGCCATGACGGCCGAACTCTGGAAACGCAGATCGGTCTTGAAGTCCTGGGCGATCTCCCTCACCAGGCGCTGGAAGGGAAGCTTACGGATCAGCAGCTCGGTGGATTTCTGATAGCGGCGGATCTCACGGAGAGCGACTGTTCCTGGCCGGTAACGATGCGGCTTCTTCACTCCACCAGTGGCGggagcgctcttcctggcggcCTTTGTGGCCAGCTGCTTGCGGGGAGCTTTCCCTCCGGTGGATTTACGAGCGGTCTGCTTTGTTCTTGCCATGGCTCCGTATAGACGTGGCGGGCACAGATGTGATGAAAGGAGCGGCGGGAGCAG of Ranitomeya imitator isolate aRanImi1 unplaced genomic scaffold, aRanImi1.pri SCAFFOLD_325, whole genome shotgun sequence contains these proteins:
- the LOC138653667 gene encoding histone H3, producing MARTKQTARKSTGGKAPRKQLATKAARKSAPATGGVKKPHRYRPGTVALREIRRYQKSTELLIRKLPFQRLVREIAQDFKTDLRFQSSAVMALQEASEAYLVGLFEDTNLCAIHAKRVTIMPKDIQLARRIRGERA